Part of the Thiovulum sp. ES genome is shown below.
TGATAAAGTTATGGCGACAGCTGTAAATATGGAGATTGTAAAAAAAGAGAATTGGGCGAAGTTTTCACCAAAAGATGGTGATAAAATTGAACTTCTACAATTTGTTGGAGGTGGTTGATGAAAATTTGCAAAAGTCCAAAAGGTTTACAAAAAGAGTTATATGGAAAAAACTCGATTGGATTTGTGCCAACAATGGGGGCTTTGCACAAGGGACATAAAAAACTTTTAGAGGTTGCAAAGTTTGAAAATGAGATTATTGTTTTGTCAATTTTTGTAAATCCGACTCAGTTTTTAGAAGGTGAAGATTTTTCAAAATATCCTCGAACAATTGAGAGTGATTTGGAAATTGCTAGAGAAATTGGAGTTGATTTTGTTTTTTTACCAACTCCAGAAACAATCTATTTTTCTGATGAAATTTCAATTCTTGCACCAAAAGTTGGCGGTTTTATTCTCGAGGGTGAAAAGAGAGTTGGGCATTTTAACGGGGTTTT
Proteins encoded:
- a CDS encoding thiamine biosynthesis protein ThiS (PFAM: ThiS family~TIGRFAM: thiamine biosynthesis protein ThiS) encodes the protein MKLIVNGEDREFSEKATISEILNELGVFDKVMATAVNMEIVKKENWAKFSPKDGDKIELLQFVGGG